From the Gadus chalcogrammus isolate NIFS_2021 chromosome 15, NIFS_Gcha_1.0, whole genome shotgun sequence genome, one window contains:
- the sertad2b gene encoding LOW QUALITY PROTEIN: SERTA domain-containing protein 2b (The sequence of the model RefSeq protein was modified relative to this genomic sequence to represent the inferred CDS: inserted 2 bases in 1 codon), producing MFGKGAKRKLDEEDDEGLEGQALASPVAPGAAGGPGPRWPEGPSKVSYTLQRQTIFNISLMKLMYSHRSPPAEPRLERRVLINNMLRRIQEELKQEGALRPPLLLLPPSPPPDDPMDETFREAPPAAGTVTPASAAQLPQQLLALPPSPAPPPPPPPPPHTATPTCPPATPTGPAPMEACLTPASLLEDNDTAFCTLAPPPLPLSLPPXPPKLSACQPPSPPPQGPLPHGAGFFPPAPASLAPGPPAAIAKTAAAANTTTTSPTAPALPLPSPPLPLRDSRTTAPRAEVAVVSPSLVGVAADAAPASHPYPPAPPSPSGFLSDLALDDILFADIDTSMYDFDACTTAGAVTAKLSPAVTADDLLKSLTSPYAVAPAPQVSANQPFKIDLTELDHIMEVLVGS from the exons ATGTTCGGTAAAGGCGCAAAGCGGAAGCTGGACGAGGAGGATGACGAGGGGCTGGAAGGCCAAGCGCTGGCGTCGCCTGTGGCCCCTGGAGCGGCGGGGGGGCCCGGGCCCCGGTGGCCCGAGGGCCCCTCCAAGGTGTCGTACACGCTGCAGCGGCAGACCATCTTCAACATCTCTCTGATGAAGCTGATGTACAGCCACCGCTCGCCGCCGGCCGAGCCGCGGCTGGAGCGCCGCGTGCTCATCAACAACATGCTGCGACGCATCCAGGAGGAGCTCAAGCAGGAGGGGGCGCTGcggccgccgctgctgctgctgcccccctcgCCGCCGCCCGACGACCCCATGGACGAGACCTTCCGCGAGGCCCCGCCCGCCGCCGGCA CCGTGACGCCGGCGTCGGCCGCCCAGCTGCCCCAGCAGCTGCTGGCCCTGCCGCCGTCGCCGGcccctccgccgcctcctccgcctcctcctcacacggccacgcccacctgCCCGCCTGCCACGCccaccggccccgcccccatggaGGCCTGCCTCACGCCCGCCTCCCTGCTGGAGGACAACGACACGGCTTTTTGCActttggccccgccccccctgccgctctccctcccccc cccccccaaactGTCAGCCTGccagcccccttcccctcccccccaggggcccctccCCCACGGTGCCGGCTTCTTCCCCCCGGCCCCGGCTAGCCTGGCGCCGGGCCCCCCCGCAGCCATAGCaaagacagcagcagcagctaacACCACAACTACCTCCCCCAcggcccccgccctccccctgccctcccccccgctccccctcaGGGACAGCAGGACCACGGCCCCCCGGGCCGAGGTGGCGGTCGTCTCGCCCTCCTTGGTCGGCGTGGCGGCGGACGCGGCCCCCGCCTCCCACCCCTACCCGCctgcgcccccctccccctcggggTTCCTCTCCGACCTGGCGCTGGACGACATCCTGTTCGCCGACATCGACACGTCCATGTACGACTTTGACGCGTGCACCACGGCGGGCGCCGTCACCGCCAAGCTGTCGCCGGCGGTAACGGCCGACGACCTCCTCAAGTCACTGACGTCGCCGTACGCCGTAGCGCCCGCTCCCCAGgtttcagccaatcagccgTTCAAGATCGACCTGACGGAACTGGACCACATCATGGAGGTGCTGGTTGGCTCGTGA